AAATCGTTCTTATCGATAAGGAGGAAGCACACATATCCCATGCGCGGAAGGTCTTCAGCGATTCGGATCTTTTTGACCGGGCCGAGTTCAGGGTAGGGGACGCCCTGCAGGTCGCCAGGGAATACCAGGGGATAGATCTTCTTTTCATCGATATTGACAAGCATCAGTATCTCGATGCCGTCATGGCCATTGCCCCCATGCTGGCCAAGAATGCCCTGGTCATTGCCGATAACAGCCTTTGGCACGGCAATGTTGCCGAAGGAATGACGGACAGGGACACGGTCGGAATCGACAAATTCAACCGCCACATGTTCAGCAGCAATGATTTTTTCACTTCGATCGTCCCCCTGCGCGATGGGGTTCTGCTTGCCTACAAGCTGACGGAGAGCTGAAAAAGCGTCATGGCGCCATTTGATATTCTGCGGCTGAATCGGGATGAACTGCCGAGCGAGACCCAGGCCATGGCCCGATTTCTCATCGGCAAAACATTGGTTATGGATCATGATGGAGCGAGGCTCAGCGGGCGCATTGTCGAAACGGAAGCATATCCCCCCGGAGATGCGGCAGGTCGGGCATTCAGTGGGGAAAGCCGGGCAAACCGTTCCCTGTATATGAATTATGGCCATGCCTTTGTCTATCTCATTTACGGACGTTACCACATGTTGAACGTGGTCAGCGAGCAGCCCGGAATCGGGGCTGCCGTCCTCTTGCGTTCGCTGGAACCACTGGAAGGCGTCCGGCTCATGGAAGAGCGTCGCGGAACGACCCGGCTTCAAGATCTGGCGCGGGGACCCGGCAGGCTGACGGCAGCCCTTGGCATCGACAGGCGTCATGACGGTATCGATCTTCTGGATAACCGAAATCTGTGGCTGGGCAGGGAAATAAGGTCTGTGACGCATATGGGCATGAGCGCCCGCATAGGCTTGACCAGGGAGGTTAATCGGCTTTGGCGGTATTACGAGGTAGGCAGTTCCTTTGTCAGCGGCACTCGGGGTATGAACAGGTTCTTGACTGAAATGACATTGTGAGATGATGGGCAACCGGTGCCAACCGGATGACAAACGAAAAGCCGCGGATCGGAGGGTTGTGATCCGCGGCTTTTTTAGTTTTTCACCTGTTTCTTCGGCAGCCCGGCTATCTGTTAGTTAATAACAGATCCGTATGCTTTGTGTCACTGGAATTTCTTCCAGATTACCCTTTCGGAAACAGGCT
This region of Geotalea daltonii FRC-32 genomic DNA includes:
- a CDS encoding O-methyltransferase; this encodes MIEITDPRIDKYIMGLAPESDSLLLEMEKKAKASGFPIVDPLVGRLLYLLTRLKQPALIVEMGSGFGYSAYWFAKALSIRGKIVLIDKEEAHISHARKVFSDSDLFDRAEFRVGDALQVAREYQGIDLLFIDIDKHQYLDAVMAIAPMLAKNALVIADNSLWHGNVAEGMTDRDTVGIDKFNRHMFSSNDFFTSIVPLRDGVLLAYKLTES
- a CDS encoding DNA-3-methyladenine glycosylase, which encodes MAPFDILRLNRDELPSETQAMARFLIGKTLVMDHDGARLSGRIVETEAYPPGDAAGRAFSGESRANRSLYMNYGHAFVYLIYGRYHMLNVVSEQPGIGAAVLLRSLEPLEGVRLMEERRGTTRLQDLARGPGRLTAALGIDRRHDGIDLLDNRNLWLGREIRSVTHMGMSARIGLTREVNRLWRYYEVGSSFVSGTRGMNRFLTEMTL